The following proteins come from a genomic window of Mycolicibacterium rufum:
- a CDS encoding VOC family protein: MSPQRSAHHIPDGYTSLTPFLCVDGAAGAIDFYRAVFGATLMETMDGPDGTVAHAELDFGTGRLQLGDPADAYKIAPPDPSADVATFSIAFYCDDVDGVVERARQSGATIREEPQDFATGDRFASLRDPFGVRWTVMTRIEDVSAEERDRRLGEWAEQNVH; the protein is encoded by the coding sequence ATGTCTCCACAGAGGTCTGCCCACCACATTCCCGACGGATACACCAGCCTGACCCCGTTCCTCTGCGTCGACGGCGCGGCCGGGGCCATCGACTTCTACCGCGCGGTGTTCGGCGCCACGCTGATGGAGACGATGGACGGTCCCGATGGCACCGTCGCCCATGCCGAACTCGACTTCGGCACCGGCCGTCTGCAACTCGGCGATCCCGCCGACGCCTACAAGATCGCCCCACCCGACCCTTCCGCCGACGTCGCGACGTTCTCGATCGCGTTCTACTGCGACGATGTCGACGGCGTCGTCGAGCGAGCGCGTCAGTCGGGCGCGACGATCCGGGAGGAACCGCAGGACTTCGCCACCGGCGACAGGTTCGCCTCGCTGCGTGACCCGTTCGGCGTCCGCTGGACCGTGATGACCCGCATCGAGGACGTCTCCGCCGAGGAGAGGGATCGGCGACTGGGCGAGTGGGCGGAACAGAACGTCCACTAG
- a CDS encoding HIT family protein: MSCVFCAIVAGEAPAIRIHEDDDYLAILDIRPFTRGHTLVIPKRHTVDLTDTPPETVAAMTVLGQRIARAARASGLHADGNNIAINDGKAAFQTVFHIHLHVVPRRDGDKLSFAKGMLVRRDADREETGRLLREALAQIDTAELD, encoded by the coding sequence ATGTCCTGCGTCTTCTGCGCCATCGTCGCCGGGGAGGCCCCCGCCATCAGGATTCACGAGGACGACGACTACCTCGCGATCCTCGACATACGGCCCTTCACCCGCGGCCACACCCTGGTGATCCCCAAACGGCACACCGTCGACCTGACCGACACCCCACCCGAGACGGTCGCCGCGATGACCGTGCTCGGTCAGCGCATCGCCAGGGCGGCGCGGGCCTCGGGTCTGCACGCCGACGGCAACAACATCGCGATCAACGACGGCAAGGCCGCCTTCCAGACCGTGTTCCACATCCATCTGCACGTGGTGCCGCGCCGCGACGGCGACAAGTTGTCCTTCGCCAAGGGCATGCTGGTGCGCCGCGACGCGGACCGCGAGGAGACCGGACGGCTGCTGCGCGAGGCACTGGCGCAGATCGACACCGCCGAGTTGGATTGA
- a CDS encoding nitroreductase family deazaflavin-dependent oxidoreductase, with the protein MNIALWIEQNIGTRLLMVHDGIYKRTNGRIGHRIPLPGVPPSLLLHTVGAKTGIQRTNTLSYFPDGGHYYVVASKGGDPRAPGWYHNLKAHPDVEINLGPRRLPVTATPVLADDPDYPRLWELVNRDNSNRYNGYQSRTSRKIPLVRLTPKN; encoded by the coding sequence ATGAACATCGCTCTGTGGATCGAGCAGAACATCGGCACCCGGCTGCTGATGGTGCACGACGGCATCTACAAACGGACCAACGGCCGGATCGGTCACCGCATCCCGCTGCCCGGCGTCCCGCCGAGCCTGCTGCTGCACACCGTCGGCGCCAAGACCGGCATTCAGCGCACGAACACGCTGTCCTACTTCCCCGACGGCGGCCACTACTACGTCGTCGCCTCCAAGGGCGGCGATCCGAGGGCGCCGGGCTGGTATCACAACCTCAAGGCCCACCCCGACGTCGAGATCAACCTCGGACCCCGCAGACTGCCCGTCACGGCGACGCCGGTACTCGCCGACGATCCCGACTATCCCCGGCTGTGGGAACTGGTCAACCGGGACAACAGCAACCGCTACAACGGCTACCAGAGCCGGACCAGCCGCAAGATCCCGCTGGTGCGGCTGACGCCGAAGAACTAG